In the Sus scrofa isolate TJ Tabasco breed Duroc chromosome 7, Sscrofa11.1, whole genome shotgun sequence genome, one interval contains:
- the FRS3 gene encoding fibroblast growth factor receptor substrate 3 translates to MGSCCSCLNRDSVPDNHPTKFKVTNVDDEGVELGSGVMELTQSELVLHLHRREAVRWPYLCLRRYGYDSNLFSFESGRRCQTGQGIFAFKCSRAEEIFNLLQDLMQCNSINVMEEPVIITRNSHPAELDLPRAPQPPSALGYTVSSFSNGFPGCPGEGPRFSAPRRPSTSSLRHPSLGEESTHALIAPDEQSHTYVNTPTGEDEHRRSRHCLQPLPEGQAPLAPQARASDQRAPQVFLQPGQVKFVLGPTPARRQVTKCQGLCPGLQDAPPNNNNNEGPSECPAQPRCTYENISAGLRPGAGWRLSPEEPGWNGLAHRRAALLHYENLPSLPPVWESQAQPLGEEAAEDGDSRDGLTPSSNGFPEGEEDETPLQKPTSTRAALRSHGSFPVPLTRRRGSPRVFNFDFRRPGPEPPRQLNYIQVELKGWGGDRPKGPQNPSAPRAPVPITHPARSSDSYAVIDLKKTVAMSNLQRALPRDDGTARKTRHNSTDLPL, encoded by the exons AtggggagctgctgcagctgcctgaACAGAGACAGCGTCCCAGACAACCACCCCACCAAGTTCAAG GTGACGAACGTGGATGATGAAGGGGTGGAACTGGGCTCCGGGGTGATGGAGCTGACGCAGAGCGAGCTGGTGCTGCACCTGCATCGGCGCGAGGCTGTCCGCTGGCCTTACCTCTGCCTGCGGCGCTATGGCTACGACTCCAACCTCTTCTCTTTTGAGAGTGGCCGCCGGTGTCAGACAGGCCAGG gGATATTTGCATTCAAGTGCTCCCGGGCCGAGGAAATCTTCAACCTCCTCCAGGATCTGATGCAGTGCAACAGCATCAATGTGATGGAAGAGCCGGTCATCATCACCCGCAACAGCCACCCGGCTGAGCTTGACCTCCCTCGGGCCCCCCAGCCTCCCAGTG CTCTAGGCTACACGGTCTCTAGCTTCTCCAATGGCTTCCCTGGCTGCCCGGGAGAGGGTCCGAGATTCTCAGCACCCCGACGCCCCTCGACCAGCAGCCTGCGACACCCCTCACTTGGGGAAGAGTCCACCCATGCCCTCATTGCCCCCGATGAGCAG TCCCACACCTACGTCAACACGCCCACCGGGGAGGATGAGCACCGCAGGAGCCGGCACTGCCTGCAGCCCCTGCCCGAGGGCCAGGCGCCCCTCGCCCCGCAGGCTCGGGCCTCCGACCAGCGGGCCCCGCAGGTGTTCCTGCAGCCAGGCCAGGTGAAGTTCGTGTTGGGCCCCACCCCGGCTCGGCGGCAGGTGACCAAGTGCCAAGGCCTCTGCCCGGGGCTGCAGGACGCcccccccaacaacaacaacaacgaaggCCCTTCCGAGTGCCCGGCCCAGCCCAGGTGCACCTACGAGAACATCAGCGCTGGGCTGCGGCCCGGGGCCGGCTGGAGACTGAGCCCGGAGGAGCCGGGCTGGAACGGCCTCGCCCACCGCCGGGCCGCGCTGCTGCACTACGAGAACCTGCCCTCCCTGCCGCCCGTGTGGGAGAGCCAGGCCCAGCCGCTGGGGGAGGAGGCAGCGGAGGACGGGGACTCGAGGGACGGGCTCACGCCCTCCTCCAACGGCTTCCCCGAAGGCGAGGAGGACGAGACCCCGCTGCAGAAGCCCACCAGCACCCGGGCTGCCCTCCGCAGCCACGGCAGCTTCCCTGTGCCGCTGACCCGCCGCCGAGGCTCCCCAAGGGTCTTCAACTTCGATTTCCGCCGGCCGGGCCCCGAGCCCCCGAGGCAGCTCAACTACATCCAGGTGGAGCTGAAGGGCTGGGGAGGAGACCGGCCCAAGGGGCCCCAGAACCCCTCAGCCCCGCGAGCCCCTGTGCCCATCACCCACCCTGCCCGCAGCTCAGACTCCTACGCCGTGATCGACCTCAAAAAGACCGTGGCCATGTCCAACCTGCAGAGGGCTCTGCCCCGCGACGACGGCACCGCCAGGAAAACCCGGCACAACAGCACCGACCTGCCTCTGTAG